One Thiocapsa bogorovii DNA segment encodes these proteins:
- a CDS encoding class I SAM-dependent methyltransferase, with protein MTTRKHTAPGWVSTVSELAARLRRVLVWTLTFELFNQLDKRRLLRSFIVPRVRPDYRVQIEIPEYVRESAEPYQIDEFRALIERVDIRGKRILEIGSDYHMCSARLFQANGALDVVGTNIGDWRSLEALPVGVELKVGDVADVEYPADSFDIIYGIAVLEHIVDFDRVCAALKTLLRPGGVIYLQGEPIWSGPQGHHLWYQPESAGASAASSMHDPVGGPVLYRFDEAARNPIPDWAHLVLGSHEMEDLLIRKGVPASHAAGITRFVYNLGGDKTGSCSNFQSASAIIAALSVSFDIEAERIAINIDEERIHSVTGKNQYYRRALRQYSKEDLWTRGLVVWMRHKSDGNDAVCVERNATASGNAVSA; from the coding sequence ATGACGACTCGAAAGCATACCGCTCCAGGCTGGGTTTCGACAGTCTCCGAGCTCGCCGCGCGTCTTCGCCGCGTGCTTGTGTGGACGTTGACGTTCGAGTTGTTCAACCAGCTTGATAAAAGACGCCTGTTGCGGTCGTTCATCGTGCCCAGAGTGCGCCCGGACTATCGCGTCCAGATCGAGATCCCGGAGTATGTCAGGGAGTCCGCGGAGCCCTATCAGATCGATGAATTTCGCGCCTTGATCGAGCGCGTCGATATTCGCGGCAAGCGGATTCTGGAGATCGGCAGCGATTATCACATGTGCTCGGCGCGTCTTTTTCAGGCGAACGGTGCGCTGGATGTGGTCGGCACCAATATCGGCGATTGGCGCAGCCTCGAGGCCCTGCCGGTCGGCGTCGAGCTGAAGGTCGGCGATGTCGCCGACGTGGAGTATCCGGCCGATAGTTTCGATATCATCTACGGGATCGCAGTCCTGGAGCATATCGTGGATTTCGATCGGGTCTGTGCCGCGCTCAAGACCCTGCTGCGTCCCGGTGGCGTCATCTATCTCCAGGGCGAGCCGATCTGGTCCGGGCCGCAGGGGCATCATCTTTGGTATCAACCGGAATCAGCCGGCGCATCCGCTGCGTCTTCGATGCATGATCCGGTCGGCGGACCTGTCCTCTACCGATTCGACGAGGCGGCAAGGAATCCGATTCCGGATTGGGCGCACCTGGTGCTCGGTTCTCACGAGATGGAGGATCTCCTGATTCGCAAAGGCGTGCCGGCGTCGCACGCCGCCGGGATCACCCGATTCGTTTACAATCTCGGCGGCGACAAGACGGGCTCCTGCTCGAACTTTCAAAGTGCCAGCGCGATCATCGCTGCGTTGAGCGTATCATTCGATATCGAAGCGGAACGGATCGCTATTAATATCGACGAGGAGCGGATTCATTCCGTTACCGGCAAGAATCAATACTATCGCCGGGCGCTTCGGCAATATTCGAAAGAAGATCTTTGGACACGGGGACTTGTCGTCTGGATGCGGCACAAGTCAGACGGCAATGACGCGGTTTGCGTAGAGCGTAACGCGACGGCGTCCGGAAACGCCGTGTCCGCGTGA
- a CDS encoding DegT/DnrJ/EryC1/StrS family aminotransferase: MIQINEPAREYAALAPSIEAAVLASLRTGRWLFGEATEGFARDFAEYLGVNHVLPVANGTDALELALRAVGVGAGDEVITAANAGGYTSIACRLIGAIPVYADVVSPTMTLDSQDAVALLSSRVKAVVVTHLYGNLGEVEGLRVLLEAAGRADIAIIEDCAQAHGARAGDRRAGSLGDLSTFSFYPSKNLGALGDGGAVVTNRDDLAHQVRLLRQYGWEPRYRNVAAYGRNSRIDEVQAAVLRIKLEHLDAMNGARRKILQAYRNALPEGFRLCVAEGEATVGHLAVLLCPSRDSARSHLNEMGVQTDIHYPTLDPDQPAWCDLPMRCGPLSNARLAVERILTLPCFPHMTEDEIAKVCEALRSLPPAG; encoded by the coding sequence TTGATTCAGATCAACGAACCCGCGCGCGAATACGCCGCGCTTGCACCAAGCATCGAGGCGGCGGTCCTCGCGTCGCTGCGCACGGGGCGCTGGCTCTTCGGCGAGGCAACCGAGGGTTTCGCGCGGGACTTCGCCGAGTATCTCGGCGTGAACCATGTCCTTCCCGTGGCTAACGGAACGGACGCGCTCGAGCTGGCCCTGCGCGCCGTGGGCGTCGGCGCGGGCGACGAGGTCATCACCGCCGCGAATGCCGGCGGGTACACCTCGATCGCGTGTCGGCTCATCGGGGCGATCCCGGTTTATGCCGATGTCGTTTCGCCGACGATGACCCTCGACTCGCAGGATGCCGTCGCGCTCCTCTCGAGCCGGGTGAAGGCCGTGGTGGTCACTCACCTCTACGGCAATCTCGGCGAGGTCGAGGGGCTGCGCGTCCTGCTCGAGGCGGCCGGCCGCGCGGACATCGCAATCATCGAGGACTGCGCCCAGGCGCATGGCGCGCGCGCGGGCGACCGACGCGCGGGCAGCCTCGGAGATCTTTCGACCTTCAGTTTCTACCCGTCCAAGAATCTCGGCGCGCTCGGTGACGGCGGTGCGGTGGTGACCAACCGGGATGATCTGGCGCATCAGGTCCGTCTTCTGCGTCAATACGGTTGGGAGCCGCGGTATCGCAATGTCGCCGCCTATGGCCGCAATAGCCGCATCGACGAAGTTCAGGCCGCGGTTCTGCGCATCAAGCTCGAGCATCTCGACGCCATGAACGGCGCGCGCCGTAAAATTCTGCAGGCCTATCGGAATGCGCTACCCGAAGGTTTTCGGCTGTGTGTGGCCGAGGGCGAGGCCACGGTCGGTCATCTCGCGGTGCTGCTATGCCCGAGTCGAGACAGCGCTCGATCACATCTGAACGAAATGGGCGTTCAGACGGATATCCATTATCCGACCCTGGATCCCGATCAGCCGGCCTGGTGCGATCTGCCGATGCGTTGCGGCCCCTTGTCGAATGCGCGTCTCGCCGTCGAGCGTATCCTGACCCTGCCGTGCTTCCCCCACATGACCGAGGACGAGATCGCGAAGGTCTGCGAGGCGCTCCGGTCACTCCCGCCGGCGGGTTAG
- a CDS encoding glycosyltransferase family 2 protein, protein MSQPIDQSIVIPVYRNEENVPDLLKALESLIASIQGTTEVVFVVDGSPDRSGELLRDALAGCSFPSRLVSHSRNFGSFAAIRTGLVHARGERFAAMAADLQEPPELLLSFFEILARDEADVVFGHRAERHDHAASKLLSNLFWGFYRRFVLPDVPRGGVDVFACNRKVRDALLNIEESNSSLVAQLFWVGFRRKFAAYTRLAREKGKSAWSFKRRFNYMLDSIFSYSDLPVMVLLWTGILGILFSLLLSLVILVAKMLGWIEVAGYTPVMLTILIMGSFSLFSQGLMGCYLWRTLENTKHRPLSLVSDERDFQGRIEGKPND, encoded by the coding sequence ATGTCGCAGCCTATAGACCAATCCATCGTCATTCCGGTGTATCGCAACGAGGAGAATGTCCCGGATCTCCTGAAGGCGCTCGAGTCTCTCATCGCGTCGATCCAAGGCACGACCGAGGTGGTCTTCGTCGTCGATGGATCGCCGGATCGCTCCGGAGAACTGCTTCGTGACGCGCTCGCGGGCTGTTCCTTTCCATCCCGTCTGGTCTCCCACAGCCGAAACTTCGGATCCTTCGCAGCGATTCGTACCGGGCTCGTGCATGCGCGAGGAGAGCGCTTCGCCGCGATGGCCGCCGATCTCCAGGAGCCGCCCGAACTGCTGCTCTCCTTCTTCGAGATCCTCGCGCGGGACGAGGCCGACGTGGTTTTCGGCCATCGTGCCGAACGTCATGATCATGCGGCCAGCAAGCTCTTGTCGAATCTCTTCTGGGGCTTTTACCGGCGCTTTGTCCTGCCGGACGTGCCGCGCGGTGGAGTTGATGTCTTTGCCTGCAATCGCAAGGTCCGCGATGCACTCCTGAACATCGAGGAAAGCAACAGCTCCCTGGTCGCCCAATTGTTTTGGGTGGGCTTTCGGCGCAAGTTTGCCGCCTATACGCGGCTTGCACGCGAGAAAGGCAAGAGCGCCTGGTCGTTCAAGCGCCGCTTCAATTACATGCTCGACAGCATCTTTTCCTATTCGGACCTCCCAGTCATGGTCTTGTTGTGGACCGGGATCCTCGGGATCCTATTCTCCTTGCTGCTGTCGCTCGTGATCCTGGTTGCGAAGATGCTGGGTTGGATCGAGGTGGCCGGCTATACCCCCGTCATGCTCACCATCTTAATCATGGGCAGTTTTTCGCTGTTTTCACAAGGTTTGATGGGATGCTACCTGTGGCGCACCCTGGAAAACACCAAGCACCGGCCACTCAGCCTGGTGTCGGACGAGCGGGATTTTCAAGGTCGGATCGAGGGGAAGCCCAATGACTGA
- a CDS encoding WxcM-like domain-containing protein codes for MTEQEFFVHPSGICESETIGSGTRVWAFSHVLPRASIGADCNICDHVFIENDVTIGDRVTIKSGVQLWDGIRVGDDVFIGPNATFTNDRFPRSKRYPDSFAVTTLEDGASIGANATILPGLTIGKRAMVGAGAVVTRSVPPNAVVAGNPAQIIGYQSASETKQSRLGTLSVLEASRLGVDGLPALVVNGCNLVQLPVFNDLRGDLMVAQFDQHLPFSPKRVFFVYHVPNDHVRGEHAHRECAQFLVALNGALSVVVDDGAERQEIRLDHPGVGLLIPPLVWGIQYRFSADAVLAVFASHPYESNEYIRDYDAFLRLVTASEPQA; via the coding sequence ATGACTGAGCAGGAGTTTTTCGTTCACCCATCCGGGATCTGCGAAAGCGAAACGATCGGGTCGGGGACGCGCGTGTGGGCCTTCTCGCATGTGCTTCCCAGGGCGTCGATCGGGGCGGATTGCAACATCTGCGATCATGTCTTCATCGAGAACGACGTCACCATCGGCGACCGTGTCACGATCAAGAGCGGTGTCCAACTGTGGGACGGCATTCGCGTCGGTGACGATGTCTTCATCGGGCCGAATGCAACCTTTACCAACGATCGGTTTCCCCGCTCCAAGCGCTATCCGGACAGCTTTGCGGTCACGACGCTCGAGGATGGCGCCTCGATCGGGGCGAATGCGACGATCCTGCCGGGGTTGACGATCGGAAAACGTGCCATGGTGGGTGCGGGAGCGGTCGTGACTCGGTCTGTTCCGCCCAACGCGGTCGTTGCCGGCAACCCGGCGCAGATCATCGGCTATCAATCGGCGTCCGAGACGAAGCAGTCGCGGCTCGGCACCCTGTCGGTTCTCGAGGCCAGCCGCCTCGGGGTTGACGGTCTGCCCGCGCTCGTGGTGAACGGGTGCAACTTGGTGCAATTGCCTGTCTTCAATGACCTACGCGGCGATCTGATGGTGGCCCAATTCGATCAGCATCTGCCGTTTTCGCCGAAGCGCGTTTTCTTTGTCTACCATGTCCCGAACGATCACGTGCGCGGTGAGCACGCTCACCGCGAATGTGCGCAGTTTCTGGTGGCCCTCAACGGGGCCCTCTCGGTGGTCGTGGATGACGGCGCGGAGCGACAGGAGATCCGATTGGATCACCCGGGGGTCGGTCTGCTGATCCCGCCGCTAGTCTGGGGAATCCAATACCGCTTTTCTGCCGATGCGGTCTTGGCGGTCTTCGCGTCCCACCCCTACGAGTCGAACGAATATATTCGTGACTACGACGCGTTTCTGCGCCTGGTGACCGCGTCTGAACCGCAGGCATGA
- a CDS encoding GtrA family protein, producing MAAIGDVAGLISKSHLLGGQGLLGDGLRFALVGAANTLFTLLVFQLLLFWLSPLVSYYLSWAIGLTVLLVAFPRYVFKGSTATAWRAVSTVAIYLASLLIGGILLSELTAIGMNPRFGILITIGFTTIFNFAASRLVYRLIRPDPA from the coding sequence ATGGCAGCGATTGGCGACGTGGCCGGGTTGATCAGCAAGTCCCATCTTTTGGGCGGACAGGGTCTGCTCGGCGACGGTTTGCGGTTTGCCCTCGTCGGTGCAGCCAATACGCTGTTCACCCTTCTCGTTTTCCAGCTTCTTCTGTTTTGGCTTTCGCCTCTTGTCTCCTATTATCTCTCCTGGGCGATCGGGTTGACGGTTCTGCTTGTGGCCTTTCCTCGGTATGTCTTCAAAGGCAGCACCGCGACCGCCTGGCGAGCCGTATCCACTGTCGCCATCTATCTCGCAAGTCTGCTGATTGGCGGTATTCTGTTGAGTGAGCTGACGGCGATCGGGATGAATCCGCGTTTCGGCATCCTGATCACGATCGGCTTTACGACCATCTTCAATTTTGCGGCATCTCGGCTCGTGTATCGGTTGATTCGGCCGGATCCGGCTTAA
- a CDS encoding diacylglycerol kinase — protein sequence MTKGKSKGWRRVVYAFGYSMKGFKACFELEEAFRQEVFLLIPLIPLGLWLGDSAVERAMLIGSLLVVPIVELLNSAIEANVDRVGMERNELSARAKDIASAAVFSSIVFAVVVWGLILIPKAF from the coding sequence ATGACCAAAGGAAAATCCAAAGGCTGGCGGCGGGTCGTTTACGCCTTCGGCTACTCCATGAAAGGGTTCAAGGCCTGTTTCGAGCTGGAAGAGGCCTTCCGCCAGGAGGTCTTCCTGCTGATTCCGCTCATCCCGCTCGGCCTATGGCTCGGCGACTCCGCGGTCGAGCGTGCCATGCTCATCGGCAGTCTACTCGTGGTCCCCATCGTCGAGCTGTTGAACTCGGCGATCGAGGCGAACGTCGATCGTGTCGGCATGGAGCGCAACGAGCTGTCGGCCCGCGCAAAGGACATTGCCTCCGCCGCGGTCTTTTCGAGTATCGTGTTTGCCGTCGTGGTCTGGGGGTTGATTCTGATCCCGAAGGCATTCTGA
- the gcvPB gene encoding aminomethyl-transferring glycine dehydrogenase subunit GcvPB, giving the protein MLIHDRSRPGRRATAQAPLAMPEVIDIPATLRRRSRPVLPEVSELQAVRHYTRLSQKNFSIDTHFYPLGSCTMKYNPRACNSLAMLPGFLARHPLAPESHSQGFMACLYELQEMLKEVTGMHAVSLAPAAGAQGELAGVAMIRAYHLARGDLARTEILVPDAAHGTNPASAVMCGFKVREIPTGPDGDVDLAALEHAVGPQTAGIMLTNPSTVGVFDRNIQAIAARVHAAGGLLYYDGANLNAILGKVRPGDMGFDVIHMNLHKTFSTPHGGGGPGAGPVGVSARLEPYLPVPLVAYDAEAYRWLGEPERPESIGRLTAFGGNMGILLRAYIYARLLGREGMRRVSEFATLNANYLMARLKAAGFDAAYPQRRASHEFIITLRREAKELDVNAMDFAKRLLDYGYHAPTTYFPLLVPECLLIEPTESESKEDLDGFVAAMIAIREEAQTNPELVKTAPHTMPVRRLDDVRAARQLDLAWQPQGQQQGST; this is encoded by the coding sequence ATGCTGATACATGACCGCTCCAGACCCGGACGCCGTGCCACCGCGCAGGCACCGCTCGCCATGCCCGAGGTCATCGACATCCCGGCGACGCTGCGTCGTCGGAGCCGACCGGTCTTGCCGGAGGTCTCCGAGCTTCAGGCGGTACGCCATTACACACGGCTGTCGCAAAAGAACTTCTCGATCGACACCCATTTCTACCCGCTGGGCTCCTGTACCATGAAGTACAACCCGCGGGCCTGTAACAGCCTGGCGATGCTGCCCGGTTTTCTGGCGCGCCATCCGCTGGCACCCGAGTCACACAGCCAAGGATTTATGGCCTGTCTCTACGAGCTGCAGGAGATGCTCAAAGAGGTCACGGGGATGCACGCGGTCTCCTTGGCCCCCGCTGCGGGTGCACAAGGCGAGCTGGCCGGCGTGGCCATGATCCGCGCCTATCATCTGGCTCGCGGCGATCTCGCCCGCACCGAAATCCTGGTCCCCGACGCGGCACACGGCACCAACCCGGCCTCCGCGGTCATGTGCGGCTTCAAGGTTCGCGAGATCCCGACCGGCCCCGACGGGGACGTCGACCTTGCCGCGCTCGAGCACGCCGTCGGGCCCCAGACCGCCGGGATCATGCTGACCAACCCGAGCACGGTCGGCGTGTTCGACCGGAACATCCAGGCGATCGCCGCGCGCGTTCATGCCGCCGGCGGGCTGCTGTATTACGACGGGGCCAATCTCAACGCCATCCTCGGCAAGGTGCGCCCGGGCGACATGGGCTTCGACGTCATCCACATGAACCTGCACAAGACCTTCTCCACGCCACACGGCGGGGGCGGTCCGGGTGCCGGACCGGTCGGTGTCTCGGCGCGCCTGGAGCCCTACCTGCCGGTCCCCTTGGTCGCCTACGACGCAGAGGCGTACCGCTGGCTCGGCGAGCCAGAGCGCCCCGAGAGCATCGGGCGTCTCACCGCCTTCGGCGGCAACATGGGCATCTTGCTGCGCGCCTACATTTATGCCCGGCTGCTCGGACGCGAGGGGATGCGCCGCGTCTCCGAGTTCGCCACCCTGAACGCCAACTATCTGATGGCACGGCTCAAGGCCGCCGGCTTCGATGCCGCCTACCCGCAGCGGCGCGCCAGCCACGAATTCATCATCACGCTCAGGCGCGAGGCCAAAGAGCTGGACGTCAACGCGATGGATTTCGCAAAGCGCCTGCTCGACTACGGCTATCACGCGCCGACCACCTACTTCCCGCTGCTGGTGCCCGAGTGTCTGCTGATCGAGCCGACCGAGAGCGAGAGCAAGGAGGATCTCGACGGCTTCGTCGCGGCCATGATCGCGATCCGCGAGGAGGCGCAAACCAATCCCGAGCTGGTGAAGACGGCCCCACACACCATGCCGGTGCGCCGACTCGACGACGTGCGCGCCGCGCGTCAGCTCGATCTCGCCTGGCAACCTCAGGGACAGCAGCAAGGATCGACATGA